One genomic segment of Amycolatopsis sp. WQ 127309 includes these proteins:
- a CDS encoding bifunctional 3'-5' exonuclease/DNA polymerase — protein MQVIAGQEEDGSFTVHSPSSTVTGLDEAGFAALARELEAALDPRWVFPSVEVTYPVLVAAGVRLRRCHDLSLAEGLLLAHAGQEGQSRSLRAAWARANGEEPPSDSATVELAQPTLFDTRTPTLPDGVTVVTAVQRVLAEQDRRAAAVEHPDRFRLLLAAESASALAAVEMAADGLPWRADLHEALLVSRLGPRVPAGHRPKVLVELAAKITEAFGGRAVNPDSPPSVVRALARAGIEVPSARKYFLKGIDHPAVGPLLEYKELSRLYTANGWTWLEEWVTDGRFRPHYVVGGVVSGRWASRGGGALQIPKVLRTCVRADPGWKLVVADAAQLEPRVLTALSGDRRLADVAAATDLYARLGEALFSGARWVPAADDDRDDRARAKIAMLSAMYGGTSGEAGPLLALLRQRFPDAVSYVEHAAQAGERGERVRSRLGRTSPAPSAAWRALTGGLASDEAAELKARRASRGWGRFTRNFVVQASAADMTAVMLATLRRRLPAPAHLVFFQHDEVIVHTPAELADVVSSSIVDSITEAATMLFGEACPVRFPMHIAPVDTYADAK, from the coding sequence GTGCAGGTGATCGCGGGGCAGGAGGAGGACGGGAGCTTCACCGTGCACTCGCCGTCCTCGACCGTGACCGGCCTGGACGAGGCGGGTTTCGCGGCGCTGGCCCGGGAGCTGGAGGCCGCGCTCGACCCGCGGTGGGTGTTCCCGTCCGTCGAGGTCACCTACCCGGTGCTGGTGGCGGCCGGGGTGCGGCTGCGGCGGTGTCACGACCTCTCGCTGGCCGAGGGGCTGCTGCTGGCGCACGCGGGTCAGGAGGGGCAGTCGCGGAGCCTGCGCGCGGCCTGGGCCAGGGCCAACGGCGAGGAACCGCCGTCGGATTCGGCGACCGTCGAGCTGGCTCAGCCGACGCTGTTCGACACCCGGACGCCGACGTTGCCCGACGGCGTGACGGTCGTCACGGCGGTCCAGCGCGTCCTCGCGGAGCAGGACCGGCGGGCCGCGGCGGTCGAGCACCCGGACCGGTTCCGGCTGCTGCTGGCCGCGGAGTCGGCGAGCGCGCTGGCCGCGGTGGAGATGGCGGCCGACGGCCTGCCCTGGCGCGCGGACCTGCACGAGGCACTGCTGGTCTCACGGCTCGGTCCCCGCGTGCCGGCCGGGCACCGGCCGAAGGTGCTGGTGGAGCTGGCCGCGAAGATCACCGAGGCGTTCGGCGGGCGGGCGGTCAACCCGGACTCGCCGCCGAGCGTCGTCCGGGCGCTGGCCCGGGCCGGGATCGAGGTACCGTCCGCGCGGAAGTACTTCCTGAAGGGGATCGACCACCCGGCGGTCGGGCCGCTGCTGGAGTACAAGGAGCTGTCGCGGCTCTACACGGCGAACGGCTGGACGTGGCTCGAGGAGTGGGTCACCGACGGCCGCTTCCGCCCGCACTACGTCGTCGGCGGGGTGGTGTCCGGGCGGTGGGCCAGCCGCGGCGGCGGGGCGTTGCAGATCCCGAAGGTGCTGCGCACGTGCGTCCGCGCGGACCCGGGCTGGAAGCTGGTGGTGGCTGACGCGGCGCAGCTGGAACCCCGGGTGCTGACGGCGTTGTCGGGCGACCGCCGCCTGGCCGACGTCGCGGCGGCGACGGACCTGTACGCGCGGCTGGGCGAGGCGCTGTTCTCGGGCGCCCGCTGGGTCCCGGCTGCGGATGACGACCGCGACGACCGGGCCCGCGCGAAGATCGCGATGCTGTCGGCGATGTACGGCGGCACGTCCGGCGAAGCGGGGCCGTTGCTGGCGCTCTTGCGGCAGCGGTTCCCGGACGCGGTGTCCTATGTGGAGCACGCGGCGCAAGCGGGCGAACGCGGCGAGCGCGTCCGTTCTCGTCTCGGCCGCACCTCCCCCGCCCCTTCCGCGGCCTGGCGCGCCCTGACCGGCGGCCTGGCGTCGGACGAAGCGGCGGAGCTGAAGGCCCGCCGGGCGTCGCGCGGCTGGGGCCGGTTCACGCGCAACTTCGTCGTCCAGGCGAGCGCGGCGGACATGACGGCGGTGATGCTGGCCACGCTCCGCCGTCGCCTCCCCGCCCCCGCCCACCTGGTCTTCTTCCAGCACGACGAGGTGATCGTCCACACCCCGGCCGAGCTGGCCGACGTGGTCTCGTCGTCCATTGTGGACAGCATCACGGAAGCGGCGACCATGCTGTTCGGCGAGGCATGCCCGGTCCGCTTCCCGATGCACATAGCCCCAGTCGACACGTACGCCGACGCAAAATAA
- the hrpA gene encoding ATP-dependent RNA helicase HrpA has translation MSTPSPFEALRARLPELMPRDEHRLRRRLDGARKARDRDSALARIAADVDAAELRLLSRRESVPKIEYPEELPVSRLKDEIGAAIAAHQVVIVAGETGSGKTTQLPKICLELGRGVRGQIGHTQPRRLAARTVADRIASELKTELGDTVGYKVRFTDQSGQDTLVKLMTDGILLAEIQTDRSLRQYDTLIIDEAHERSLNIDFILGYLKQLLPRRPDLKVIITSATIDPERFSKHFDNAPIVEVSGRTYPVEVRYRPLVDPEDPEGDDERDQTQGILEAVEELCAEGPGDVLVFLSGEREIRDTADVLNRADLRGTEVLPLYARLSAADQHRVFQQHTGRRVVLATNVAETSLTVPGIKYVVDPGTARISRYSHRTKVQRLPIEQVSQASANQRKGRCGRTSDGICIRLYSEDDFEARPEFTDPEILRTNLASVILQMTSLGLGDIAAFPFVEPPDRRQVTDGIGLLQELGAFDSEAAGNSDRRLTETGRKLAQLPVDPRMGRMVLEAARNGCVREVMIIAAALSIQDPRERPSEKQQQADQQHARFADPTSDFLAYLNLWEYVAEQQKALSSNQFRRLCRNEYLNYLRVREWQDIFSQLRQLAKPLGISLNTNTDAVDPQKVHTSLIAGLLSHIGLKDPAKGDYLGARGARFGVFPGSALFKKQPRWVMSAELVETSRLWARVNARIEPEWVEPLAQHVVKRNYSEPHWERKQGAVIAIEKVTLYGVPLIADRRVNYGRIDPEMSRALFIRHALVEGDWQTRHHFFAENRALLEEVEDLENRARRRDILVDDQTLYEFYDSRVPADVVSVRHFDTWWKKTRHEQPDLLSFEKSMLINETAGGVREGDYPDSWTQGTQVFALTYQFEPGADADGVTVHIPLPVLNQVTEDGFDWQVPGLRSELVTQLIKSLPKAVRRNFVPAPDTANYVLSRVSPSDGPLLEVLGRELRALRGITIPFSDWDLASVPDHLKVTFRVVDERGKRVAEGKDISLLRLKLAPKVRETISKAANSLEKAGLTKPSFGSLPRVFASTQRGHDVKAYPALVDEGATVAVRMLDTPAQQEHAMWAGTRRMLRLNLSSPMKFITRSLSNSSKLVLNRNPHGSVAALLEDCVDCAVDALMATAGGPAFDEAGFASLLEKVRAGLHQTVLEVLTEVEKILRAANDVEVALSATRGPAESLADVRAQLSSLVYPGFVTATGASRLRNVVRYLQGISRRLEKLVSEPTRDLQRTADIAWITSEYAEARASLPPATSSPALDEVRWMIEELRVSFFAQTLGTAHPVSLKRITKALDDALA, from the coding sequence ATGTCCACACCATCCCCGTTCGAAGCGCTGCGTGCGCGCCTGCCCGAGCTGATGCCGCGCGACGAGCACCGGCTGCGCAGGCGGCTCGACGGTGCCCGCAAGGCCCGCGACCGCGACTCCGCCCTCGCCCGGATCGCCGCCGACGTCGACGCCGCCGAGCTGCGCCTGCTGTCGCGCCGCGAGAGCGTGCCCAAGATCGAATACCCCGAAGAGCTGCCGGTCAGCAGGCTCAAGGACGAGATCGGCGCGGCCATCGCCGCGCACCAGGTCGTCATCGTCGCGGGGGAGACCGGCTCGGGCAAGACCACCCAGCTGCCGAAGATCTGCCTCGAGCTGGGCCGCGGCGTCCGCGGCCAGATCGGGCACACGCAGCCGCGCCGGCTGGCCGCGCGCACGGTCGCCGACCGGATCGCCAGCGAGCTGAAGACCGAGCTGGGCGACACCGTCGGCTACAAGGTGCGGTTCACCGACCAGTCCGGGCAGGACACGCTGGTCAAGCTGATGACCGACGGCATCCTGCTGGCCGAGATCCAGACCGACCGGTCGCTGCGCCAGTACGACACGCTGATCATCGACGAGGCCCACGAGCGCAGCCTCAACATCGACTTCATCCTCGGCTACCTCAAGCAGCTGCTGCCGCGGCGTCCCGACCTCAAGGTGATCATCACCTCGGCGACCATCGACCCGGAGCGGTTCTCGAAGCACTTCGACAACGCGCCGATCGTTGAGGTCTCCGGCCGGACGTACCCCGTCGAGGTCCGCTACCGGCCGCTCGTCGACCCCGAAGACCCCGAGGGGGACGACGAGCGCGACCAGACCCAGGGCATCCTCGAAGCCGTCGAAGAGCTGTGCGCCGAGGGCCCGGGCGACGTGCTGGTGTTCCTCTCCGGCGAGCGCGAGATCCGCGACACGGCGGACGTGCTCAACCGCGCCGACCTGCGGGGCACCGAGGTCCTGCCGCTGTACGCGCGGCTGTCGGCGGCCGACCAGCACCGGGTGTTCCAGCAGCACACCGGGCGCCGGGTCGTGCTCGCGACGAACGTCGCCGAGACGTCGCTGACCGTGCCGGGCATCAAGTACGTCGTCGACCCGGGCACCGCGCGGATCTCGCGCTACAGCCACCGCACCAAGGTGCAGCGGCTGCCGATCGAGCAGGTGTCGCAGGCGTCGGCGAACCAGCGCAAGGGCCGCTGCGGCCGGACGTCCGACGGCATCTGCATCCGGCTCTACTCCGAAGACGACTTCGAGGCGCGGCCCGAGTTCACCGACCCGGAGATCCTGCGGACCAACCTGGCCTCGGTCATCCTGCAGATGACGTCGCTGGGGCTGGGCGACATCGCCGCGTTCCCGTTCGTCGAGCCGCCGGACCGCCGTCAGGTCACCGACGGTATCGGCCTGCTGCAGGAGCTGGGCGCGTTCGACAGCGAGGCCGCCGGCAACAGCGACCGGCGGCTCACCGAGACCGGCCGCAAGCTCGCGCAGCTGCCGGTGGACCCGCGGATGGGCCGGATGGTCCTGGAGGCCGCCCGGAACGGCTGCGTCCGCGAAGTGATGATCATCGCGGCCGCGCTGTCCATCCAGGACCCGCGCGAGCGGCCGTCGGAGAAGCAGCAGCAGGCCGACCAGCAGCACGCGCGGTTCGCGGACCCGACGTCGGACTTCCTGGCCTACCTCAACCTGTGGGAGTACGTCGCCGAGCAGCAGAAGGCGTTGTCCAGCAACCAGTTTCGCCGGCTGTGCCGCAACGAGTACCTGAACTACCTGCGCGTGCGCGAGTGGCAGGACATCTTCAGTCAGCTCCGCCAGCTGGCCAAACCGCTCGGCATCTCGCTGAACACGAACACCGACGCCGTCGACCCGCAGAAGGTGCACACGTCGCTGATCGCCGGGCTGCTCTCGCACATCGGGCTCAAGGACCCGGCGAAGGGCGACTACCTGGGCGCGCGCGGCGCGCGGTTCGGCGTGTTCCCCGGTTCGGCGCTGTTCAAGAAGCAGCCGCGCTGGGTGATGTCGGCCGAGCTGGTCGAGACGTCCCGGCTGTGGGCCCGGGTCAACGCGCGCATCGAGCCGGAGTGGGTCGAGCCGCTGGCGCAGCACGTCGTCAAGCGCAACTACTCCGAGCCGCACTGGGAACGCAAGCAGGGCGCGGTGATCGCGATCGAGAAGGTGACGCTCTACGGCGTCCCGCTGATCGCCGACCGGCGCGTCAACTACGGCCGGATCGACCCCGAGATGTCGCGGGCGCTGTTCATCCGACACGCGCTCGTGGAGGGCGACTGGCAGACGCGCCACCACTTCTTCGCTGAGAACCGGGCCCTGCTGGAGGAGGTCGAGGACCTCGAGAACCGCGCGCGGCGCCGCGACATCCTGGTCGACGACCAGACGCTGTACGAGTTCTACGACTCCCGCGTGCCCGCGGACGTCGTCTCGGTGCGGCACTTCGACACGTGGTGGAAGAAGACCCGCCACGAGCAGCCGGACCTGCTGTCGTTCGAGAAGTCGATGCTCATCAACGAGACCGCGGGCGGCGTCCGCGAGGGCGACTACCCCGACTCGTGGACGCAGGGCACGCAGGTCTTCGCGCTGACCTACCAGTTCGAGCCGGGCGCGGACGCCGACGGCGTCACCGTGCACATCCCGCTGCCGGTGCTGAACCAGGTCACCGAGGACGGTTTCGACTGGCAGGTGCCGGGCTTGCGGTCGGAGCTGGTGACGCAGCTGATCAAGTCGCTGCCGAAGGCGGTGCGCCGCAACTTCGTCCCGGCGCCCGACACGGCGAACTACGTCCTTTCGCGAGTGTCCCCTTCGGACGGTCCGCTGCTGGAGGTGCTCGGCCGCGAGCTGCGTGCGTTGCGCGGTATCACGATCCCGTTCTCCGACTGGGACCTCGCTTCGGTGCCGGACCACCTGAAGGTGACGTTCCGGGTGGTGGACGAGCGCGGCAAGCGCGTGGCCGAGGGCAAGGACATCTCGCTGCTGCGGCTGAAGCTGGCGCCGAAGGTCCGGGAGACCATCTCGAAGGCGGCCAACAGCTTGGAGAAGGCGGGCCTGACGAAGCCGTCGTTCGGTTCGCTGCCAAGGGTTTTCGCTTCGACGCAACGCGGCCACGACGTCAAGGCGTACCCGGCGCTGGTCGACGAGGGCGCGACGGTGGCGGTCCGGATGCTGGACACGCCGGCCCAGCAGGAACACGCGATGTGGGCGGGCACGCGGCGGATGCTGCGGCTCAACCTGAGCTCGCCGATGAAGTTCATCACGCGGTCGCTGTCGAACTCCTCGAAGCTGGTGCTGAACCGCAACCCGCACGGCAGCGTCGCGGCGTTGCTGGAGGACTGCGTCGACTGCGCGGTGGACGCCCTGATGGCCACCGCGGGCGGCCCGGCGTTCGACGAAGCCGGGTTCGCGTCGCTGCTGGAGAAGGTCCGGGCCGGCCTGCACCAGACGGTGCTGGAGGTCCTGACCGAAGTGGAGAAGATCCTCCGCGCGGCGAACGACGTCGAGGTGGCGTTGTCCGCGACGCGAGGCCCGGCGGAGTCCCTCGCGGACGTGCGCGCACAGCTGTCATCGCTGGTGTACCCGGGTTTCGTGACGGCGACGGGCGCTTCACGGCTGCGGAACGTCGTCCGCTACCTGCAGGGGATCTCGCGCCGGCTGGAGAAGCTGGTGTCGGAACCGACCCGCGACCTGCAGCGGACGGCGGACATCGCGTGGATCACTTCCGAGTACGCCGAGGCTCGCGCTTCCCTCCCACCGGCCACGTCGTCCCCGGCCCTGGACGAGGTCCGCTGGATGATCGAGGAGCTGCGGGTCTCGTTCTTCGCCCAGACCCTGGGCACGGCGCACCCGGTCTCGCTGAAACGCATCACGAAGGCTTTGGACGACGCCCTGGCCTGA
- a CDS encoding lactate 2-monooxygenase, whose protein sequence is MTERFGSYQNELYLQGLGGQLPPCSTDATKLEASAREVMAPGPFSYVAGAAGSGATARANREAFDRWRVVPRMLTGATDRDLATTVLGTRLPAPVAVAPVGVQSIVHSGAESATARAAASVGLPFILSTASSTGIEDVAAANGDGPRWFQLYWPGDPDVCASLLSRAKAAGYTALVVTLDTWTLAWRPSDLDQGYLPFLKGEGLAVAFTDPVFRGMLEKTPEEDSGTAILRWLGMITGADRTWDQLPFLREHWDGPIVLKGIQHVADARRAAEAGMDGIVVSNHGGRQVDGAIGALEALPGIVAAVGDRLEVLFDSGIRTGADVLKAIALGARAVLVGRPWVYGLAHAGEDGVRHVLRSLLADFDLTMGLSGHRTLADLGPDSLQRT, encoded by the coding sequence GTGACCGAACGCTTCGGCAGCTACCAGAACGAGCTCTACCTGCAGGGACTCGGTGGTCAGCTGCCGCCGTGCTCGACCGACGCGACGAAGCTCGAAGCGTCGGCGCGCGAGGTCATGGCGCCCGGCCCGTTCTCCTACGTCGCGGGCGCGGCCGGCTCCGGCGCCACCGCGCGGGCCAACCGCGAGGCGTTCGACCGCTGGCGCGTCGTGCCGCGGATGCTGACCGGCGCCACCGACCGCGACCTGGCGACCACGGTGCTCGGCACCCGGCTGCCCGCGCCGGTGGCCGTCGCGCCCGTCGGCGTCCAGTCGATCGTGCACTCCGGCGCCGAGTCCGCCACGGCCCGCGCCGCGGCCTCGGTCGGCCTGCCGTTCATCCTTTCCACGGCGTCGTCGACCGGCATCGAGGACGTCGCCGCGGCCAACGGCGACGGCCCGCGCTGGTTCCAGCTGTACTGGCCCGGCGACCCGGACGTCTGCGCGAGCCTGCTGTCCCGGGCGAAGGCGGCCGGCTACACGGCGCTGGTCGTCACGCTCGACACGTGGACGCTGGCCTGGCGGCCGTCCGATCTGGACCAGGGCTACCTGCCGTTCCTCAAGGGCGAGGGGCTCGCCGTCGCGTTCACCGACCCGGTGTTCCGCGGGATGCTGGAGAAGACGCCCGAGGAGGACTCGGGCACGGCGATCCTGCGCTGGCTCGGCATGATCACCGGCGCCGACCGGACGTGGGACCAGCTGCCGTTCCTGCGCGAGCACTGGGACGGCCCGATCGTGCTCAAGGGCATCCAGCACGTTGCCGACGCGCGTCGCGCGGCCGAGGCCGGGATGGACGGCATCGTCGTCTCCAACCACGGCGGCCGCCAGGTCGACGGCGCGATCGGCGCGCTGGAGGCGTTGCCCGGCATCGTCGCGGCGGTCGGCGACCGGCTGGAGGTGCTGTTCGACTCCGGCATCCGCACCGGCGCGGACGTCCTCAAGGCGATCGCGCTCGGCGCCCGCGCGGTGCTGGTGGGGCGCCCGTGGGTCTACGGCCTGGCGCACGCGGGAGAGGACGGCGTGCGCCACGTGCTGCGGAGCTTGCTGGCCGACTTCGACCTGACGATGGGACTTTCCGGCCACCGCACCCTCGCCGACCTGGGCCCGGACTCGCTCCAGCGGACGTGA
- a CDS encoding N-acetyltransferase encodes MSDVRAADPSEVDVVVGILVAAFQDDPMSRWVFPGDDRRRTRAHPAFFRALAELGFAAGSVDLTTDHSAAVIWTPAGGDGDLMIPGLDDDELHRLGALLGLMAAREPREPHWHAQFTGVRPGRQRGGVGTRLLRHGLDRYDAAGAPTYLEASSPDSTRLYRRLGFADHGPAFSPPGGPPMQPMRRLPA; translated from the coding sequence ATGAGCGACGTCCGGGCCGCCGATCCGTCCGAAGTGGACGTCGTCGTCGGCATCCTCGTCGCCGCGTTCCAGGACGACCCGATGAGCCGCTGGGTCTTCCCGGGCGACGACCGCCGCCGCACCCGCGCCCACCCGGCGTTCTTCCGCGCGCTCGCCGAGCTGGGTTTCGCGGCCGGGAGCGTCGATCTGACCACCGACCACTCGGCCGCGGTGATCTGGACCCCCGCCGGCGGGGACGGCGACCTCATGATCCCCGGGCTCGACGACGACGAGCTGCACCGGCTGGGCGCCCTGCTCGGGCTGATGGCCGCCCGCGAGCCGCGCGAGCCGCACTGGCACGCGCAGTTCACCGGCGTCCGGCCGGGCCGGCAGCGGGGAGGCGTCGGCACGCGGCTGCTCCGCCACGGCCTCGACCGCTACGACGCCGCGGGCGCGCCGACCTACCTCGAAGCCAGTTCGCCGGACAGCACGCGGCTCTACCGGCGGCTGGGGTTCGCCGACCACGGTCCCGCGTTCTCGCCACCCGGCGGCCCGCCGATGCAGCCGATGCGGCGTCTCCCGGCGTGA